A genome region from Geothermobacter hydrogeniphilus includes the following:
- a CDS encoding cytochrome c3 family protein, protein MKRFIAVLVAVGFIALGSAAISFAGNGPEVIKLPAKMGTVTFPHKAHQERIADCKTCHHKGVEAGACRSCHDGTKAPKFKNAAHKRCKGCHKEKGVSTSCKTCHKK, encoded by the coding sequence ATGAAACGTTTCATCGCAGTTCTGGTCGCCGTCGGTTTCATCGCCCTCGGTTCCGCCGCCATCAGCTTCGCCGGCAACGGTCCGGAAGTCATCAAGCTGCCCGCCAAAATGGGCACCGTGACTTTCCCGCACAAGGCTCACCAGGAGCGCATCGCTGATTGCAAAACCTGCCATCACAAGGGTGTTGAAGCCGGTGCCTGCCGCTCCTGCCATGACGGCACCAAGGCTCCGAAATTCAAGAATGCCGCTCACAAGCGCTGCAAAGGCTGCCACAAGGAAAAAGGCGTGAGCACCTCCTGTAAGACCTGCCACAAGAAGTAA